The sequence tttttcactttttttttttattgcaatttattgtgatgtttaaatatttatttttttcaaagaaaatttaTGAGAATATATACAACTCTATCACCAAATTTGATAactctaaaaaatattattgaaaatttatttggtcaaagtttttttttttttgttgggagaACATATATTTCTCTGAAAACCTCATTTGGAGTCGAGCTTGAAGCTTGTCTGATTTGATATGCCAGACCTAGGAAAAAAATTTCCCCTGCTCCTTTCTCTCATGAACAAGTAGGCACCACATGTGTGGATCTCACATGATTCCTATCTATTTGTGAGAGAAAGAAACACTACTCTCAAAAGCATGTAGATCCCATCTGTTTATGAGAGAAAGGAACAATGCTCCAAGGGATTCAGTTGAAATTTGCTCCAAATTCAtgcctttatttttggataaatttcaGTTTACTTCCCTtggttttgcctttttttttttttcttccacaaACATGTAGTATCTTTTCACTctccatttttatttctatttggcCTTTTTTGCTAGTCAAATTTTAGTTTATACTTTATTCAAAATGACAATTTTAACCCTAACTATTATTTTCATATGTGTTTAGAAAAAGGTGCATGATCTGGGCCCATCATTCACTACAATTTGTGCAGCCCCTCTACACATCTTTGGGAGATATATGATCTCCATAGTGCCATTCTTGCTGGATTAACTTGTTAATTTCTTTCAGTTTTCTTCAATTCATTTCAACTTAGAACTAGCATCTTTAGTTACTACTAACGAAAACATTCAAGGATGGGAAAGCTCTATCTCTTCGCACACACTTTAAACCTCAACCCAATAATCATAAATGAGAACAAAAATTACGAATAACAAGAACATACAtatcaattaattaacaataccaATTATAATTACACAAAACACTATGCAGTACATACATGAAAAGTAACAAAATTAACCCAATAACTATGAAATTCACTCACacacaaattaaaagaaaattaacatgAAGTagtactaattaaatcaatcaaGCATCTCTCCAGTAGATATCCAATTCACCCCAATTATCTTCAGGGACTTGCAAAGCCTTCCAAACAGCTTTAGAAGCATCAACAATGTTGTTAGGACAAGGTGGCTGGTAATCATGATCAGCATCACACCCCATGGTGGAGTCACACTCGTCGACGACCATGGCGTTGACGCTCCGGCCATTGCCGTAAATGGTAATGTTCCGAAGGCACCTCTTCATGTTGTTGAACCAACCCGTGGAGAGTGCAACCACTGGGGTGTTGTCTGAGTGGTACTTGTTGTCACATTCAGATGGGGCCCCACCATCTCCGTCTTTCTCAAAACTGTTCAATGTCAAGGTCGCTTTTGTGTGCCCTGTAACTTTTGGTGAACATTTGTAAGTTGGGTAGGTTTTGCCATCTTGGCAGCAATCAGAGTAGTTCTCTTGGTTACATTGATTTGGTGGTGGATTCTTGCCTTTGATTTTACCACTGGGTTTGCAGGTTTGGGCTTCAATGCTTAGACAATGGTTTGTGAAAACAAGGAAGAGAAGGAAAATAACAGCTGAAGAAATGTGgttcttcattttttctttcggGTAGTATATTGCTCTTGCTTTTAGTAATGGTACAAGTTATGAGACTGATTTGAAGAATGATTTAGAAGTTTTGAGTATATATAGAGAGATGTTACTGATCGAATTCTCATTTTGTGTCAAATATGACATTTCTGTAGTCTTTCTTTAAGTATGATACTTTCTTTTGCGTACAAATACTGCTAGGTAATAACAAAAAACATACTTTGAGATTAAAAGATGCATATGTCTAATCTCAAAATCTAATCCTGACAAATTGAACTACTTTAATTTGTGGACGAATAGATCATCCTTTTATGCCTAATTAATTAGGAGATGGAGATCActgttatattttgaaatatgtatatgtacatataaaacaaattaagcaTCGTTCTGGttaatgtttatttaatatatatgtgaattAGGAGATAACTGCTCTGTCACTAGCTACATTATAGAACTTCCTTTTTGTTTGCCTGATTCATATAGGAAgagaatatattatatgtaagaacatctattttctatttatttatttggttaattatGATACTTGTTAAGCCTAACGTGTAGTAGATCTCCTTGAGTTTATTTTTCAAAGGAAATTTATGAGAATACTACTCTATCCACCAAAATTTATAActctaaaaatataattgaaaatttatttggtTAAAAGTTTTTAGGATCACAAAAacatttgaaaaatttatttgattccaaaaaaaaaaaaaaaaaaaaaaatccagtgCTCCCGAGGTCACTGCTTCCTTCTCTCACAAATAAGTAGGCACTACACATGAAGATCCCACGTAAGTCCCATCTATTTGTGAGAGAAGGGAACAATGCTTCCAAAAGCATATGGATATCATATTTGTCTGTGAGAAGAGGCAGCAATGCTTCATAAGCACTTGAAATTTTCTCCAAACGCATgcctttaattattatttcttaccCACGGTGCGGAATAATTTGATTGGATTGGCTtgaaaaatccaatattttaacttcttcttcttcttcttcttcttcttcttttttttttttttttt comes from Ziziphus jujuba cultivar Dongzao chromosome 6, ASM3175591v1 and encodes:
- the LOC107431184 gene encoding uncharacterized protein LOC107431184, which codes for MKNHISSAVIFLLFLVFTNHCLSIEAQTCKPSGKIKGKNPPPNQCNQENYSDCCQDGKTYPTYKCSPKVTGHTKATLTLNSFEKDGDGGAPSECDNKYHSDNTPVVALSTGWFNNMKRCLRNITIYGNGRSVNAMVVDECDSTMGCDADHDYQPPCPNNIVDASKAVWKALQVPEDNWGELDIYWRDTCKPSGKIRGKKPPPGQCNKENYSDCCKDGKSYPTYKCSPKVTGHTKATLTLNSFEKNGDGGAPSECDNKYHSDNTPVVALSTGWFNNMNRCHHNITIYGNGRRVNAMVVDECDSTMGCDADHDYQPPCPNNIVDASKAVWKALKVPEGNWGELDIYWSDA